One genomic window of Streptococcus mitis includes the following:
- the leuB gene encoding 3-isopropylmalate dehydrogenase produces the protein MTKKIVALAGDGIGPEIMEAGLEVLEALAKKTGFVYEIDKRPFGGAGIDAAGHPLPDETLKVCREADAILLAAIGSPQYDSETVWPEQGLLALRKELNLYANIRPVKIFDSLKHLSPLKPERIAGVDFVVVRELTGGIYFGDHILEERKARDINDYSYEEVERIIRKAFEIARNRRKIVTSIDKQNVLATSKLWRRVAEKVAQDFPDVTLEHQLVDSAAMLMITNPAKFDVIVTENLFGDILSDESSVLSGTLGVMPSASHSEKGPSLYEPIHGSAPDIAGQGIANPISMILSVAMMLRDSFGRYEDAERIERAVEASLAAGILTRDIGGQASTKEMTEAIIARL, from the coding sequence ATGACAAAGAAAATAGTAGCTTTAGCAGGGGACGGAATTGGCCCAGAAATCATGGAGGCTGGTTTAGAGGTTCTGGAGGCTCTAGCTAAAAAAACAGGCTTTGTCTATGAAATAGACAAACGACCTTTTGGAGGTGCAGGTATTGATGCTGCAGGGCATCCCTTACCTGATGAAACCCTCAAGGTATGTCGTGAAGCAGATGCCATTCTCCTAGCGGCTATCGGTAGTCCCCAGTATGATAGTGAAACGGTTTGGCCTGAACAAGGCTTGCTAGCCCTCCGTAAGGAACTCAATCTTTACGCTAATATTCGCCCTGTAAAAATCTTTGACAGTCTCAAGCATTTGTCACCACTCAAACCGGAACGAATTGCTGGTGTAGACTTTGTCGTGGTGCGTGAGTTGACAGGCGGGATTTACTTTGGAGATCATATTCTTGAAGAGCGAAAAGCGCGTGATATCAACGACTATAGCTATGAGGAAGTAGAGCGGATTATTCGTAAGGCCTTTGAAATTGCAAGAAATCGCAGAAAAATTGTTACTAGTATCGATAAGCAAAATGTGTTGGCGACATCAAAACTCTGGCGAAGAGTAGCTGAGAAGGTCGCACAGGATTTCCCAGATGTGACTTTGGAACACCAGCTGGTGGACTCAGCTGCCATGCTCATGATTACCAATCCTGCTAAGTTTGATGTTATTGTAACGGAGAATCTTTTTGGAGATATTCTCTCTGATGAATCAAGCGTTCTATCTGGCACACTTGGGGTTATGCCATCAGCCAGTCACTCTGAAAAGGGTCCAAGTCTCTATGAACCTATTCACGGTTCAGCTCCTGATATTGCTGGTCAAGGCATTGCAAATCCTATCTCCATGATTTTATCAGTGGCCATGATGTTGAGAGATAGTTTTGGTCGTTATGAGGATGCAGAGCGTATTGAGCGTGCTGTTGAAGCTAGTTTAGCGGCTGGCATTTTAACAAGAGATATAGGTGGACAGGCTTCGACTAAGGAAATGACAGAAGCTATTATTGCAAGGTTATGA
- a CDS encoding DUF1294 domain-containing protein: MKLDERITLVLLIWNVMVFLIYGIDKSKARRRVWRIPEKILLILALTCGGFGAWLAGITFQHKTRKWYFKTVWFLGMVTTLVALYFIWR, encoded by the coding sequence ATGAAGTTAGACGAAAGAATTACTCTAGTCCTTTTGATTTGGAATGTCATGGTTTTCTTGATTTATGGCATTGACAAATCTAAGGCAAGGAGAAGAGTTTGGCGCATCCCTGAGAAAATCTTACTTATTTTAGCCCTTACTTGTGGTGGTTTTGGTGCTTGGTTAGCAGGAATCACTTTTCAACACAAGACTCGAAAATGGTACTTTAAAACGGTTTGGTTTCTCGGGATGGTGACCACACTAGTAGCCTTATATTTTATTTGGAGGTAA
- the leuC gene encoding 3-isopropylmalate dehydratase large subunit, protein MAGKSIFDKLWDRHVITGEEGQPQLMYVDQHYIHEVTSPQAFQGLRDAGRRLRRPDLTFGTFDHNVPTVNIYDIRDVISKAQIDKLAENVEEFGIEHAAHGSEKQGIVHMVGPETGRTQPGKFIVCGDSHTATHGAFGAIAFGIGTSEVEHVFATQTLWQVKPKKMLVEFTGVPQKGVYSKDYILALIAKYGVACGVGYVVEYRGQAIDALSMEERMTICNMSIEFGSKMGIMNPDQTTYDYLKGRECVPEAFKEAVADWKTIVSDEDAVYDKVIRIDVSDLAPMVTWGTNPAMGVDFDSSFPEIKDMNDERAYNYMDLEPGQKPADIELGYIFIGSCTNARLSDLQLAARFVKGKKIAPNLTAIVVPGSRPVKRAAEKLGLDKVFLDAGFEWRDPGCSMCLGMNPDKVPDGVHCASTSNRNFEDRQGFGAKTHLCSPAMAAAAAIAGRFVDVRQMPEAQ, encoded by the coding sequence ATGGCAGGAAAATCGATTTTTGATAAATTATGGGACCGTCATGTCATCACGGGAGAAGAGGGGCAACCCCAACTCATGTATGTGGACCAGCACTATATCCACGAAGTGACCAGTCCTCAGGCATTTCAAGGATTACGAGACGCAGGTCGTAGATTGAGACGACCAGACTTGACATTTGGAACCTTTGACCACAACGTCCCGACGGTCAATATCTACGATATTCGAGATGTCATTTCCAAGGCTCAAATTGATAAGCTGGCTGAAAATGTTGAGGAGTTTGGGATTGAACATGCGGCCCATGGTTCTGAAAAACAAGGAATTGTTCACATGGTTGGACCAGAAACTGGAAGAACTCAACCAGGAAAATTCATCGTCTGTGGAGATAGTCACACAGCAACTCACGGTGCTTTCGGAGCAATCGCTTTTGGGATTGGGACTAGTGAGGTTGAGCATGTCTTCGCTACCCAGACACTCTGGCAGGTTAAACCTAAGAAAATGTTGGTAGAATTCACTGGAGTTCCTCAAAAAGGAGTTTATTCCAAGGATTACATTCTCGCCCTGATTGCCAAGTACGGCGTTGCCTGTGGAGTTGGTTATGTCGTGGAATATCGTGGGCAAGCGATTGATGCACTAAGCATGGAAGAGCGAATGACCATCTGCAATATGTCCATCGAGTTTGGCTCTAAGATGGGAATTATGAATCCGGATCAAACAACCTATGACTATCTCAAGGGACGCGAATGTGTTCCAGAAGCTTTCAAGGAGGCTGTGGCGGATTGGAAAACAATTGTCAGTGATGAGGATGCCGTTTACGATAAGGTTATTCGGATTGATGTCTCAGACTTAGCTCCTATGGTAACCTGGGGAACCAATCCTGCTATGGGAGTTGACTTTGACAGTAGCTTCCCAGAAATTAAGGATATGAATGATGAGCGAGCCTACAATTACATGGACTTGGAGCCTGGTCAAAAGCCAGCTGATATTGAACTAGGCTATATCTTTATCGGGTCTTGTACAAATGCTCGTCTCAGCGACTTGCAACTGGCTGCGCGATTTGTCAAAGGAAAGAAAATTGCTCCTAATCTAACAGCTATCGTAGTTCCAGGCTCTCGTCCTGTCAAACGAGCTGCTGAGAAGTTGGGCTTGGACAAGGTTTTCCTAGACGCTGGTTTTGAGTGGAGAGATCCAGGTTGTTCTATGTGCCTAGGGATGAATCCAGACAAGGTCCCTGATGGTGTTCACTGCGCCTCAACCAGCAATCGAAACTTTGAAGACAGACAAGGCTTTGGCGCTAAGACTCATCTCTGTAGTCCAGCTATGGCAGCTGCGGCAGCTATTGCAGGGCGTTTCGTAGATGTTCGGCAAATGCCAGAAGCCCAGTAA
- the leuD gene encoding 3-isopropylmalate dehydratase small subunit — MEKFTVYTGTTVPLMNDNIDTDQILPKQFLKLIDKKGFGKYLMYAWRYLDDKYTEDPDFVFNRPEYRKASILISGDNFGAGSSREHAAWALADYGFKVVIAGSFGDIHYNNELNNGMLPIVQPREVREKLAQLQPSDQVTVDLEQQKIISPVGEFTFEIDSEWKHKLLNGLDDIGITLQYENLIAAYEKQRPAYWQD, encoded by the coding sequence ATGGAGAAATTTACAGTTTATACGGGAACGACTGTTCCTCTCATGAATGATAACATCGACACCGACCAAATCCTACCCAAGCAGTTTCTCAAGTTAATTGATAAAAAAGGCTTTGGTAAGTACCTCATGTATGCTTGGCGTTATCTGGATGACAAGTATACTGAGGACCCAGACTTTGTCTTTAACCGACCTGAATATCGGAAAGCCAGTATTCTCATCTCAGGGGATAACTTTGGGGCAGGATCTTCGAGGGAGCACGCCGCTTGGGCTCTAGCGGACTATGGTTTTAAGGTTGTGATTGCAGGATCTTTTGGGGACATTCATTACAATAATGAACTTAATAATGGTATGTTACCTATTGTTCAGCCCAGAGAGGTTCGAGAGAAACTAGCTCAGCTACAACCAAGTGACCAGGTAACCGTGGACTTGGAACAACAAAAAATCATCTCACCAGTTGGAGAATTCACTTTTGAAATCGATAGCGAGTGGAAACACAAGCTCTTAAATGGTTTGGATGATATCGGTATTACCTTGCAGTATGAAAATTTGATTGCTGCTTATGAAAAACAACGACCAGCCTACTGGCAGGATTAG
- a CDS encoding L-threonylcarbamoyladenylate synthase, whose amino-acid sequence MTKHIQWNGTLSQEGYDILKGEGGCIVCPTKVGYIIMTSDKAGLERKFAAKERNRNKPGVVLCGSMDELRALAQLNPEIEAFYQKHWDEDILLGCILPWKPEAFEKLKAYGDGREELMTDVRGTSCFVIKFGKAGEQLAAKLWEEGKMVYASSANPSGKGNRGKVEGIGERIEGAVDLVIEADDYVASIQPDKTIETRYEQGVMVSMVDKDGKLIPEQGGARSTSPAPVVIRKGLDIDKIMMHLSDTFNSWDYRQGEYY is encoded by the coding sequence ATGACAAAACACATTCAATGGAACGGAACTCTTTCACAAGAAGGCTATGACATTTTAAAAGGTGAGGGCGGATGTATTGTTTGCCCTACCAAAGTTGGTTACATTATCATGACCAGCGATAAGGCAGGACTTGAGCGTAAGTTCGCAGCCAAAGAGCGTAACCGTAACAAACCAGGTGTTGTTCTCTGCGGTAGCATGGATGAGCTTCGTGCTTTAGCACAACTTAACCCAGAAATTGAAGCCTTCTACCAAAAACATTGGGATGAAGATATTCTTCTTGGTTGTATCCTTCCTTGGAAACCAGAAGCTTTTGAAAAACTCAAAGCATACGGTGATGGTCGTGAAGAGCTGATGACTGACGTGCGTGGAACGAGCTGTTTTGTTATCAAATTTGGTAAAGCTGGTGAACAATTGGCTGCCAAACTTTGGGAAGAAGGCAAGATGGTTTATGCCTCATCAGCTAACCCATCTGGAAAAGGAAACCGTGGTAAAGTAGAAGGTATTGGAGAACGTATCGAAGGGGCAGTGGACCTTGTCATTGAGGCAGATGACTACGTTGCTTCTATCCAGCCTGACAAAACGATTGAAACTCGCTATGAGCAAGGTGTGATGGTCTCTATGGTTGATAAAGACGGCAAACTCATCCCAGAACAAGGAGGAGCTCGTTCAACATCACCAGCACCAGTTGTAATCCGTAAAGGGCTTGACATTGATAAAATCATGATGCACCTGTCAGACACCTTTAACTCATGGGACTACCGTCAGGGGGAGTATTATTAG
- a CDS encoding GMP reductase, which produces MLNEFPIFDYEDIQLIPNKCVIKSRAEADTSVTLGKHTFKLPVVPANMQTILDENVAEQLAKGGYFYIMHRFDEAGRIHFIKRMHDQGLIASISVGVKDYEYDFVSQLKADAPEYITIDIAHGHADSVISMIQHIKKELPDTFVIAGNVGTPEAVRELENAGADATKVGIGPGKVCITKVKTGFGTGGWQLAALRWCAKAARKPIIADGGIRTHGDIAKSIRFGASMVMIGSLFAGHIESPGKTIEVDGEQFKEYYGSASQYQKGAYKNVEGKRILLPAKGHLQDTLTEMEQDLQSAISYAGGRQVADLKHVDYVIVKNSIWNGDASH; this is translated from the coding sequence ATGTTAAATGAATTTCCAATTTTTGATTACGAAGATATTCAATTGATTCCAAATAAATGTGTCATTAAAAGCCGTGCAGAAGCTGATACAAGTGTCACTCTAGGAAAGCACACCTTTAAACTACCTGTTGTGCCAGCTAATATGCAGACGATTTTGGATGAAAATGTAGCAGAGCAACTGGCTAAAGGTGGTTACTTCTACATTATGCACCGTTTTGATGAGGCTGGACGTATTCATTTTATTAAACGAATGCACGATCAAGGGCTTATTGCTTCTATCTCTGTTGGTGTTAAAGACTATGAGTATGATTTTGTTAGCCAGCTCAAGGCTGATGCTCCGGAATACATCACGATTGACATTGCCCACGGTCATGCGGATAGCGTGATTTCTATGATTCAACACATCAAAAAAGAATTGCCAGATACCTTTGTCATTGCTGGAAATGTGGGAACACCAGAAGCTGTGCGTGAATTGGAAAATGCTGGTGCGGATGCTACTAAGGTCGGAATCGGTCCAGGTAAGGTTTGTATCACCAAGGTCAAGACAGGTTTTGGTACAGGTGGTTGGCAGTTGGCTGCTCTACGTTGGTGTGCCAAGGCTGCACGTAAACCGATTATTGCTGATGGAGGAATTCGTACTCACGGTGATATTGCTAAGTCTATTCGTTTCGGTGCCAGCATGGTCATGATTGGTTCCCTCTTTGCAGGACACATCGAAAGTCCAGGGAAAACGATTGAAGTTGATGGTGAACAGTTCAAAGAGTACTATGGTTCAGCTTCACAATATCAAAAAGGTGCTTACAAAAATGTGGAAGGCAAACGTATCTTGCTTCCTGCTAAAGGTCATCTGCAAGACACTTTAACTGAGATGGAACAAGACCTTCAAAGTGCTATTTCTTATGCAGGTGGACGTCAGGTTGCTGACCTTAAACACGTTGATTATGTTATCGTGAAAAACTCTATCTGGAATGGGGATGCTTCCCACTAA
- the rnc gene encoding ribonuclease III has translation MKELQTVLKNYFAIEFADRNLLETAFTHTSYANEHRLLKISHNERLEFLGDAVLQLLISEYLYKKYPKKPEGDLSKLRAMIVREESLAGFARDCQFDQFIKLGKGEEKSGGRNRDTILGDAFEAFLGALLLDKDVAKVKEFIYQVMIPKVEAGEFEMITDYKTHLQELLQVNGDVAIRYQVISETGPAHDKVFDVEVLVEGKSIGQGQGRSKKLAEQEAAKNAVEKGLDSCI, from the coding sequence ATGAAAGAATTACAAACTGTACTAAAGAACTATTTTGCAATCGAATTTGCAGACAGAAATTTATTGGAAACTGCCTTTACTCATACAAGTTATGCCAATGAGCACCGCCTCTTAAAAATTTCACACAATGAACGCTTGGAATTTTTAGGAGACGCTGTTCTACAGTTATTGATTTCAGAATATCTGTATAAAAAATATCCTAAAAAGCCTGAGGGTGACTTGTCTAAACTCCGTGCCATGATTGTCCGAGAGGAGAGTTTGGCTGGTTTTGCGCGTGATTGCCAGTTTGACCAATTTATAAAACTTGGTAAAGGAGAAGAAAAATCTGGTGGTCGCAATCGTGACACCATTCTTGGTGATGCCTTCGAAGCCTTTCTTGGTGCTCTCCTTTTGGACAAGGATGTGGCCAAGGTCAAGGAATTTATCTATCAAGTCATGATTCCTAAGGTTGAAGCAGGCGAATTTGAGATGATTACAGACTACAAAACCCATCTCCAAGAGTTACTTCAGGTCAATGGCGATGTGGCTATTCGTTATCAGGTGATTTCTGAAACGGGTCCTGCACACGATAAGGTCTTTGATGTAGAAGTTCTTGTCGAAGGTAAGAGCATTGGTCAAGGTCAAGGTCGTTCTAAGAAATTAGCAGAGCAGGAAGCTGCCAAAAATGCCGTTGAGAAAGGGCTGGATTCATGTATTTAA
- the smc gene encoding chromosome segregation protein SMC, producing the protein MYLKEIEIQGFKSFADKTKVIFDQGVTAVVGPNGSGKSNITESLRWALGESSVKSLRGGKMPDVIFAGTESRKPLNYASVVVTLNNHDGFIKDAGQEIRVERHIYRSGDSEYKIDGKKVRLRDIHDLFLDTGLGRDSFSIISQGKVEEIFNSKPEERRAIFEEAAGVLKYKTRRKETESKLQQTQDNLDRLEDIIYELDNQIKPLEKQAENARKFLDLEGQRKAIYLDVLVAQIKENKAELESTEEELAQVQELLTSYYQKREKLEEENQTLKKQRQDLQAEMAKDQGSLMDLTSLISDLERKLALSKLESEQVAINQQEAQARLAALEDKRSSLSKEKSDKESSLALLEENLVQNNQKLNRLEAELLAFSDDPDQMIELLRERFVALLQEEADVSNQLTRIENELENSRQLSQKQADQLQKLKEQLATAKEKASQQKEELETAKEQVQKLLADYQICAKEQEEEKTSYQAQQTQLFDRLDSLKNKQARAQSLENILRNHSNFYAGVKSVLQEKDRIGGIIGAVSEHLTFDVHYQTALEIALGASSQHIIVEDEGAATKAIAFLKRNRAGRATFLPLTTIKARTISSQNQDAIAASSGFLGMADELVTFDTRLEAIFKNLLATTAIFDTVEHARAAARQVRYQVRMVTLDGTELRTGGSYAGGANRQNNSIFIKPELEQLQKEIAEEEASFRSEEASLKTLQDEMARLTERLEEIKSQGEQARIQEQGLALAYQQTSQQVEELETLWKLQEEELDRLSDGDWQADKEKCQARLATIANEKQNLEAEIEEIKSNKNAIQERYQNLQEELAQARLLKTELQGQKRYEVADIDRLSKELDNLDIEQEEIQRLLQEKVDNLEKVDTELLSQQAEEAKNQKTNLQQGLIRKQFELDDIEGQLDDIASHLDQARQQNEEWIRKQTRAEAKKEKVSERLRYLQAQLTEQYQISYTEALEKSHELENLNLAEQEVQDLEKSIRSLGPVNVEAIDQYEEVHNRLDFLNSQRDDILSAKNLLLETITEMNDEVKERFKSTFEAIRESFKVTFKQMFGGGQADLILTEGDLLTAGVEISVQPPGKKIQSLNLMSGGEKALSALALLFSIIRVKTIPFVILDEVEAALDEANVKRFGDYLNRFDKDSQFIVVTHRKGTMAAADSIYGVTMQESGVSKIVSVKLKDL; encoded by the coding sequence ATGTATTTAAAGGAAATCGAAATTCAGGGATTCAAGTCTTTTGCTGACAAGACTAAGGTCATCTTTGACCAAGGTGTGACGGCAGTTGTTGGACCCAATGGTTCTGGAAAGTCGAATATTACAGAAAGTCTTCGTTGGGCCTTGGGGGAGTCAAGTGTTAAGAGTCTCCGTGGTGGCAAGATGCCAGATGTCATCTTTGCTGGAACAGAAAGTCGCAAACCACTCAATTATGCTTCTGTAGTTGTGACTCTGAATAATCATGACGGATTTATCAAGGATGCAGGTCAAGAAATCAGAGTAGAACGCCATATCTATCGTAGTGGAGATAGCGAATACAAGATTGACGGCAAGAAAGTCCGTCTGCGTGATATTCATGATCTTTTCTTGGATACAGGTTTGGGACGAGATTCCTTCTCTATTATTTCCCAAGGGAAGGTTGAGGAGATTTTCAACTCCAAGCCTGAAGAACGCCGAGCTATTTTTGAAGAAGCTGCTGGAGTTTTGAAATACAAGACTCGTCGAAAAGAAACTGAGAGTAAACTGCAGCAAACTCAGGATAATCTAGACCGCTTAGAGGATATTATCTATGAGTTGGACAATCAAATCAAGCCTCTTGAGAAGCAAGCTGAGAATGCCCGTAAGTTTTTAGACTTGGAAGGTCAACGCAAGGCTATTTATTTAGACGTGCTGGTTGCTCAAATCAAGGAAAATAAGGCTGAACTAGAGTCGACAGAAGAAGAGTTGGCACAAGTTCAGGAACTCTTGACAAGCTATTACCAAAAGCGTGAAAAATTAGAAGAAGAAAATCAAACTCTAAAAAAGCAACGCCAAGATTTGCAGGCTGAAATGGCTAAAGACCAGGGTAGTTTGATGGATTTGACTAGTCTGATTAGTGATTTAGAGAGAAAATTAGCCCTATCGAAACTGGAATCTGAGCAAGTAGCCATCAATCAACAGGAAGCACAAGCCCGTTTGGCTGCTTTGGAGGATAAGAGAAGCTCACTCAGCAAAGAAAAATCTGATAAAGAAAGCTCTTTAGCACTTTTAGAGGAAAATCTAGTCCAAAATAATCAAAAACTCAATCGTTTAGAAGCTGAATTGCTAGCTTTTTCAGATGATCCTGATCAGATGATTGAGCTTTTGCGTGAACGCTTTGTGGCGCTTTTACAGGAAGAAGCGGATGTCTCAAACCAGTTGACCCGTATCGAAAACGAGTTGGAAAATAGCCGTCAGCTTTCTCAAAAACAAGCAGATCAACTACAAAAACTAAAAGAACAACTGGCTACAGCTAAAGAGAAGGCCAGTCAGCAAAAAGAAGAACTTGAAACTGCCAAGGAGCAGGTTCAGAAATTATTGGCTGACTACCAAATCTGTGCCAAAGAGCAAGAGGAGGAGAAAACTTCCTATCAAGCTCAACAAACTCAACTCTTTGACCGTCTGGATAGTCTCAAAAACAAGCAGGCTAGAGCCCAAAGTTTGGAAAATATCCTGAGAAATCATAGTAACTTTTATGCAGGTGTTAAGAGTGTTCTCCAAGAAAAAGACCGCATTGGTGGGATTATTGGGGCAGTCAGTGAGCACCTGACCTTTGATGTGCATTATCAAACTGCCCTAGAGATTGCCTTAGGGGCAAGTAGCCAGCATATCATCGTGGAAGATGAAGGGGCGGCAACAAAGGCAATTGCTTTCCTCAAACGGAACAGAGCAGGTCGTGCAACTTTCCTTCCTTTGACAACAATCAAGGCTCGTACGATTTCTAGTCAGAACCAAGATGCTATCGCTGCAAGTTCAGGTTTCCTTGGGATGGCAGATGAGTTGGTGACATTCGATACTAGACTGGAAGCTATTTTCAAGAACTTGCTAGCTACGACGGCTATTTTTGATACCGTAGAACATGCGCGTGCAGCTGCTCGCCAGGTTCGTTATCAGGTTCGTATGGTGACATTGGACGGTACAGAGTTGCGCACAGGTGGTTCCTATGCGGGTGGTGCTAATCGCCAGAATAACAGCATTTTTATCAAGCCAGAACTGGAGCAATTACAAAAAGAAATTGCTGAAGAAGAAGCAAGTTTTCGTTCAGAAGAAGCGTCTTTGAAGACCTTGCAAGATGAGATGGCTAGATTGACAGAAAGATTAGAAGAAATCAAATCTCAAGGAGAGCAGGCTCGTATTCAGGAGCAGGGCTTGGCCCTCGCTTATCAGCAGACCAGTCAGCAAGTTGAAGAACTAGAAACTCTTTGGAAACTTCAAGAAGAGGAATTAGATCGTCTTTCTGACGGAGATTGGCAAGCAGATAAGGAAAAATGCCAAGCACGCCTTGCTACCATTGCCAATGAAAAGCAAAATCTGGAAGCTGAGATTGAAGAGATTAAGTCTAACAAAAATGCCATCCAAGAACGTTATCAGAACTTGCAAGAAGAGCTAGCGCAAGCTCGCTTACTTAAGACAGAACTGCAAGGGCAAAAACGTTATGAAGTGGCTGACATTGACCGTCTAAGCAAGGAATTGGATAATCTGGATATTGAACAAGAAGAAATCCAGCGTCTTCTCCAAGAAAAGGTTGATAATCTGGAGAAGGTTGATACAGAATTGCTCAGTCAACAGGCGGAAGAAGCCAAAAACCAGAAAACAAATCTCCAACAAGGTTTGATTCGCAAACAGTTTGAGTTGGATGATATTGAAGGGCAACTAGATGATATTGCTAGTCATTTGGATCAGGCTCGCCAGCAGAATGAGGAGTGGATTCGCAAGCAAACACGTGCTGAAGCCAAGAAAGAAAAGGTCAGCGAACGCTTGCGCTATCTACAAGCTCAATTAACAGAGCAGTACCAGATTAGCTATACTGAAGCTTTAGAAAAGTCTCATGAGTTGGAAAATCTCAATCTGGCAGAGCAAGAGGTGCAGGATTTAGAGAAGTCTATTCGCTCACTGGGGCCTGTCAATGTAGAAGCTATTGACCAGTACGAAGAAGTTCACAACCGTCTGGATTTCCTAAATAGCCAACGAGATGATATTTTGTCAGCGAAAAACTTGCTGCTTGAAACCATCACAGAGATGAATGATGAGGTCAAGGAACGCTTTAAATCAACCTTTGAAGCTATTCGTGAGTCCTTTAAAGTGACCTTCAAGCAGATGTTTGGCGGAGGTCAGGCGGACCTCATTTTGACTGAGGGAGACTTGCTGACAGCTGGGGTTGAGATTTCTGTTCAACCTCCGGGCAAGAAAATCCAATCTCTCAATCTGATGAGTGGTGGGGAAAAAGCCCTGTCGGCTCTAGCTTTGCTTTTCTCTATCATTCGAGTTAAGACTATCCCATTTGTTATTTTGGATGAGGTAGAAGCTGCGCTGGACGAAGCCAATGTTAAACGTTTTGGAGATTACCTTAATCGATTTGACAAGGATAGCCAGTTTATCGTCGTGACCCACCGTAAGGGAACCATGGCTGCGGCTGATTCCATTTATGGAGTGACCATGCAAGAATCGGGTGTCTCAAAAATTGTTTCGGTGAAGTTAAAAGATTTATAA
- a CDS encoding Cof-type HAD-IIB family hydrolase: MTIKLVATDMDGTFLDGNGRFDMDRLKSLLVSYKEKGIYFAVASGRGFLSLEKLFADVRDDIIFIAENGSLVEYQGQDLYEATMSRDFYLATFEKLKTSPYVDINKLLLTGKKGSYVLDTVDATYLKESQHYNENIQKVASLEDITDDIFKFTTNFTEETLESGEAWVNENVPGVKAMTTGFESIDIVLDYVDKGVAIVELAKKLNIKMDQVMAFGDNLNDLHMMQVVGHPVAPENARPEILELAETVIGHHKDQSVIAYMEGL, translated from the coding sequence ATGACAATTAAACTAGTAGCAACGGATATGGACGGTACCTTCCTAGATGGGAATGGACGCTTTGATATGGACCGCCTCAAGTCTCTTTTGGTTTCCTACAAGGAAAAAGGGATTTACTTTGCGGTGGCTTCAGGACGCGGATTTCTGTCTCTAGAAAAATTATTTGCTGATGTTCGTGATGACATTATTTTCATCGCAGAAAATGGCAGTTTGGTAGAGTATCAAGGTCAGGACTTGTATGAAGCGACCATGTCTCGTGACTTTTATCTGGCAACTTTTGAAAAGCTGAAAACGTCACCTTATGTAGATATCAATAAACTGCTCTTGACGGGTAAGAAGGGTTCTTATGTGCTAGATACGGTTGATGCAACCTATTTGAAAGAGAGTCAGCACTATAATGAAAATATCCAAAAAGTAGCGAGTTTAGAAGATATCACAGATGATATTTTCAAATTTACAACCAACTTCACAGAAGAAACTCTAGAATCTGGGGAAGCTTGGGTTAATGAAAATGTCCCTGGTGTTAAGGCCATGACAACTGGCTTTGAATCCATTGATATCGTTCTGGATTATGTCGATAAGGGAGTGGCCATTGTTGAATTGGCTAAAAAACTTAACATCAAAATGGATCAGGTTATGGCTTTTGGAGACAATCTAAATGATTTGCATATGATGCAGGTTGTAGGACATCCTGTAGCTCCTGAAAATGCACGACCAGAAATTTTAGAATTAGCAGAAACTGTGATTGGTCACCATAAGGACCAGTCGGTTATAGCTTATATGGAGGGTTTATAA